A single window of Myripristis murdjan chromosome 21, fMyrMur1.1, whole genome shotgun sequence DNA harbors:
- the lrrc63 gene encoding leucine-rich repeat-containing protein 63 → MSSDHVRLLRRPLPPKKLPPVLTPRPAARPPDSRGSSLQEADLHTPRRAAPTPVMADTSALTTDSMSMGFPWRKPHILPKNPLLQILHTDPRFVPPPPSFCLCDFLQTRHEVGRGSQFLPGLGRTAVSRCNYRKMVNLLLQDLHRSRQTEVSRQLLTSQDLWEVSSRVPHGQLLCELAVLINMEVTALQVTMRSSLLDPEPQHQLPYQPDTQWPDLKASPSTGREAVLNSVTAKHSQGSPHTPLPFRPITESISPSERAVLYCLKQGGKALNLKFHDCSYFIQVLWKGFHSAQTLVCLNLSFNNLSVFPEELYDLVQLAELNMKENPLQQLPAGLQRLVRLRTLVLSSCRIRCLPAE, encoded by the exons ATGTCTTCAGACCATGTGAGGCTTCTTCGCAGGCCTTTGCCCCCCAAAAAGCTCCCTCCGGTCCTGACACCCCGTCCTGCTGCTCGGCCTCCAG ATAGTAGAGGGTCCAGTTTGCAGGAAGCTGACCTCCACACCCCGAGGAGAGCTGCACCTACCCCGGTGATGGCTGACACCTCTGCCCTGACAACAGACAGCATGAGCATGGGTTTCCCCTGGAGGAAGCCTCACATTCTACCCAAGAACCCCCTTCTGCAAATCCTCCACACAG ACCCTCGCTTCGTCCCCCCGCCGCCCAGCTTCTGCCTCTGTGACTTCCTGCAGACCCGTCACGAGGTCGGACGAGGCTCTCAGTTCCTGCCGGGCCTGGGCAGAACGGCTGTGTCCCGCTGTAACTACCGCAAGATGGTGAATCTGCTGCTGCAAGATCTGCACAGGAGCCGTCAGACCGAGGTGTCCCGCCAGCTCCTGACCTCCCAGGACCTGTGGGAGGTCAGCAGCAGGGTCCCACACGGCCAGCTGCTCTGTG agctggcaGTGCTGATCAACATGGAGGTCACGGCCCTGCAGGTGACCATGAGGAGCAGTCTGCTGGATCCTGAACCTCAGCATCAGCTTCCTTACCAACCAGACACCCAATGGCCAG ATTTAAAAGCGTCACCTTCCACAGGCAGAGAGGCTGTCCTGAACTCTGTGACCGCCAAACACTCGCAGGGCTCGCCTCACACACCGCTGCCTTTCCGACCAATCACAGAGTCCATCAGCCCCTCTGAACGGGCCGTACTGTACTGTCTGAAGCAGGGGGGCAAGGCACTCAacctcaag TTCCATGACTGTTCCTACTTCATTCAGGTTTTGTGGAAAGGCTTCCACAGTGCACAA ACTCTGGTCTGCCTCAACCTGTCCTTCAACAACCTGTCTGTCTTCCCAGAGGAG ctgtatGACTTGGTCCAGCTGGCTGAGTTGAACATGAAGGAAAACCCCCTGCAGCAGCTTCCTGCAGGACTCCAGcgcctggtcagactgaggactCTGgtcctgtcctcctgcaggATCCGCTGCCTGCCTGCAGAGTGA